The following coding sequences lie in one Sphingomonas sp. M1-B02 genomic window:
- a CDS encoding PTS sugar transporter subunit IIA: MTEVGDLLVPEAVLAGLGAANKKTLFQQLGGAAHKAYGLDARQVAERLAAREKLGSTGFGGGIAIPHGKLDGLKRVVGLFVRLSNPVDFKAIDDLPVDLVFMLLSPAGAGAEHLKALAAVSRKLRDRNFAAKLRGAGSPDALFALLAGVETRDAA; encoded by the coding sequence ATGACTGAAGTCGGCGATTTGCTGGTGCCCGAGGCTGTGCTTGCCGGGTTGGGCGCCGCAAACAAGAAGACCCTGTTCCAGCAGCTCGGCGGGGCCGCGCACAAGGCCTATGGGCTCGATGCGCGGCAAGTCGCCGAGCGGCTGGCCGCGCGCGAGAAACTGGGCTCCACCGGCTTTGGCGGCGGCATCGCGATCCCGCACGGCAAGCTCGACGGGCTGAAACGAGTCGTGGGCCTGTTCGTGCGACTTTCCAATCCGGTCGACTTCAAGGCGATCGACGATCTGCCCGTGGATCTCGTGTTCATGCTGCTCTCGCCCGCCGGGGCGGGGGCTGAGCATCTCAAGGCGCTGGCCGCGGTGTCGCGCAAGCTGCGCGATCGCAATTTCGCGGCGAAGCTGCGCGGTGCGGGTTCGCCCGATGCGCTATTTGCCTTGCTTGCCGGCGTGGAGACGCGTGACGCCGCCTGA
- a CDS encoding PaaI family thioesterase → MTPPELARARVGADAHFRALEALYAAAPINRLFDSVLEIPESGVARIRFTIDSRYFHAAGAAHGTSYFKMLDDAAFYAANSLVTDRFLLTTAFNLLFTKPLVEGPVVAEGRWVSGQRRVFVAEARLIDASGEEAARGTGTFMRSRIPLATLPGYRAE, encoded by the coding sequence GTGACGCCGCCTGAACTCGCGCGCGCGCGCGTCGGGGCCGATGCGCATTTCCGCGCGCTCGAGGCGCTGTACGCCGCCGCGCCGATCAATCGCCTGTTCGATTCGGTGCTCGAAATTCCCGAAAGCGGCGTGGCGCGGATCCGCTTCACGATCGACTCGCGCTATTTCCACGCCGCCGGCGCAGCGCACGGCACGAGCTATTTCAAGATGCTCGACGATGCCGCCTTCTACGCTGCGAACAGCTTGGTGACGGACCGGTTCCTGCTGACCACGGCGTTCAACCTGCTCTTCACCAAGCCGCTCGTCGAGGGGCCGGTGGTCGCCGAGGGGCGGTGGGTCAGCGGCCAGCGTCGGGTGTTCGTCGCCGAGGCGCGGCTGATCGATGCCAGCGGCGAGGAAGCGGCACGGGGGACGGGCACCTTCATGCGCTCGCGTATTCCGCTCGCAACGCTCCCCGGCTATCGGGCCGAGTGA
- a CDS encoding Maf family protein, which translates to MLDAAGIPYEAVAAQVDEQTAKESLIASGISPRDLADALAELKALKVARLAPAALVLGGDSVVALDDGTLLDKPVSRENAAEHLRMMSGRHHDLFSAAVIAEGPRAVWRHVDRARMHVRTLSEAFIQSYLDQEWPTIGGCVGCYRMEGPGVQLFSRVEGSHFTILGMPMLPLLDYLRVRGVLTS; encoded by the coding sequence ATGCTGGACGCCGCCGGCATCCCTTATGAGGCCGTGGCGGCGCAGGTGGACGAGCAGACCGCGAAAGAATCGCTGATCGCGAGCGGCATTTCGCCGCGCGATCTTGCCGATGCGCTCGCGGAGCTCAAGGCGCTCAAGGTCGCGCGACTAGCGCCGGCGGCGCTTGTGCTTGGCGGCGATTCGGTGGTGGCGCTCGATGACGGGACCTTGCTCGACAAGCCGGTCAGCCGCGAAAACGCCGCCGAGCACCTGCGGATGATGTCGGGCCGGCACCATGACCTATTCAGCGCCGCGGTGATCGCCGAAGGGCCGCGCGCGGTGTGGCGGCATGTCGATCGCGCGCGGATGCATGTGCGCACGCTGTCGGAGGCGTTCATCCAGTCCTATCTCGACCAGGAATGGCCCACGATCGGCGGCTGCGTCGGCTGCTATCGGATGGAGGGGCCCGGGGTGCAGCTTTTCAGCCGCGTCGAGGGTAGCCATTTCACCATCCTGGGGATGCCGATGCTGCCCTTGCTCGATTATCTGCGCGTACGGGGAGTGTTGACGTCATGA
- the coaE gene encoding dephospho-CoA kinase (Dephospho-CoA kinase (CoaE) performs the final step in coenzyme A biosynthesis.) codes for MIVLGLTGSIGMGKSTVARMFADEGVPVFDADAEVHRLQGPGGALVAAIEAAFPDTTGARGVDRTMLGEAVFGNPEAFARLEALVHPAVAEARAAFLERNATEPLVLLDIPLLFEAGGWESVDKIAVVSAAPEVQRARVLTRPGMTVERFESILARQMPDAEKRARADFVIHTDTSLDATRQQVRALVACMAGRAGG; via the coding sequence ATGATCGTCCTGGGCCTCACCGGCTCGATCGGCATGGGCAAGTCGACCGTGGCCCGGATGTTCGCCGACGAAGGTGTGCCGGTGTTCGATGCCGATGCCGAGGTCCACCGCCTGCAAGGACCTGGGGGCGCGCTGGTCGCGGCGATCGAGGCGGCCTTCCCCGATACCACCGGCGCGCGCGGCGTCGATCGCACGATGCTGGGCGAGGCCGTGTTCGGCAATCCGGAGGCGTTTGCCCGGCTCGAAGCGTTGGTCCACCCGGCCGTGGCCGAGGCCCGCGCAGCGTTTCTGGAGCGCAATGCCACCGAACCGCTCGTCCTGCTCGACATACCTTTATTGTTCGAAGCAGGCGGCTGGGAGTCGGTGGACAAGATCGCCGTGGTTTCCGCCGCGCCGGAGGTTCAGCGCGCGCGCGTCCTCACCAGGCCGGGGATGACCGTCGAACGATTCGAGTCGATCCTCGCGCGGCAGATGCCCGATGCCGAGAAGCGCGCCCGCGCGGATTTCGTGATTCACACCGACACCAGCCTCGACGCCACTCGCCAACAGGTTCGTGCGCTGGTCGCTTGCATGGCCGGGCGTGCGGGAGGATAA
- the dnaQ gene encoding DNA polymerase III subunit epsilon, which translates to MREIVFDTETTGLSFPGGDRIVEIGCVELHNRVMTGRTFHAYVNPQRPVPIEAFNVHGLSDRFLSDKPLFHDIVEDLLEFLGDCPLVAHNAGFDFSFLNGELARCGRPHCGPDRMVDTLTIARSRHPGAKHSLDALCSRYGIDLSARQLHGALLDAQLLAQVYVELTGGRQITLGLAVDAPIMRETPAEAPTRVHVRPARNFAPSAAELARHAAFVMGLEEPLWASAASG; encoded by the coding sequence ATGCGCGAAATCGTGTTCGATACCGAAACCACGGGGCTCAGCTTCCCGGGCGGAGACCGCATTGTCGAGATCGGCTGCGTCGAGCTGCACAACCGGGTGATGACCGGCCGCACATTCCATGCCTATGTGAACCCGCAACGGCCCGTGCCGATCGAGGCATTCAACGTCCACGGCCTCTCGGATCGCTTTCTCTCGGACAAGCCGCTGTTCCACGACATCGTCGAGGATCTGCTCGAATTTCTGGGCGATTGCCCGCTCGTCGCGCATAATGCGGGCTTCGATTTCAGCTTCCTCAATGGCGAGCTTGCCCGCTGCGGGCGCCCGCACTGCGGACCCGATCGGATGGTCGATACGCTCACCATCGCGCGCAGCCGCCATCCCGGCGCCAAGCACAGCCTCGATGCGCTTTGTTCGCGCTACGGGATCGATCTCAGCGCGCGCCAGTTGCACGGCGCCCTGCTCGATGCGCAGCTGCTGGCGCAGGTCTATGTGGAGCTCACCGGCGGTCGCCAGATCACGCTCGGCCTTGCGGTCGATGCGCCGATCATGCGCGAGACCCCGGCCGAGGCGCCGACCCGTGTCCATGTCAGGCCGGCACGCAATTTTGCGCCCTCGGCGGCGGAACTTGCGCGCCACGCAGCCTTTGTCATGGGGTTGGAGGAGCCGCTCTGGGCTTCGGCCGCATCCGGGTGA
- the hpf gene encoding ribosome hibernation-promoting factor, HPF/YfiA family — translation MDIRVSGHQVDTGAALKAQVNERLQGIADKYFARALSSHATFGKGPHDNGFTCDIIMHVMQGLVLKASNNGQEANGAFDGAADRIDKQLRRYTRRLKDRQNGAVNALAEEGAYDAGYTLFQEPAAEQEEVEDAPLIIAETRVDVPEATVSDAVMMLDLRNTNALLFRNSGTGTYNMVYRRGDGTIGWVEPNRTEA, via the coding sequence ATGGATATCCGAGTCTCTGGCCACCAGGTCGACACCGGCGCCGCGCTGAAGGCGCAAGTCAACGAACGGCTCCAGGGGATCGCAGACAAATATTTCGCCCGCGCCCTCTCGTCGCACGCGACCTTCGGCAAGGGACCGCATGACAACGGCTTCACCTGCGACATTATCATGCATGTGATGCAGGGGCTGGTGCTCAAGGCATCGAACAACGGCCAGGAAGCCAATGGCGCTTTCGACGGCGCCGCGGATCGGATCGACAAGCAGCTGCGCCGCTACACGCGCCGGCTGAAGGATCGCCAGAACGGTGCGGTCAACGCACTGGCCGAGGAAGGCGCCTATGACGCCGGCTACACGCTTTTCCAGGAGCCCGCAGCCGAGCAGGAGGAAGTCGAGGACGCACCCCTGATCATCGCCGAGACGCGTGTCGATGTGCCGGAGGCGACGGTTTCGGACGCGGTGATGATGCTCGATCTGCGCAACACCAACGCGCTGCTGTTCCGCAATAGCGGCACGGGCACCTACAACATGGTCTATCGCCGCGGCGACGGGACGATCGGGTGGGTTGAGCCGAACCGCACGGAGGCCTAA
- a CDS encoding DUF1491 family protein, producing MMARLTSAVQVSALVRRVHQEGGSAMVLARGESTAGGILLILYEKGGDPRFFERGAGPEGLPALLPSGPAVLADESEVTAYWQRRRFRDPDLWVVELDVAEAERFAAETIGGG from the coding sequence GTGATGGCACGGCTGACCAGCGCGGTGCAGGTCAGTGCACTGGTCCGCCGCGTGCATCAGGAGGGCGGCTCGGCGATGGTGCTGGCCAGGGGCGAGTCGACCGCGGGTGGCATCCTCCTGATTCTTTACGAAAAGGGCGGAGATCCGCGCTTTTTCGAGCGGGGCGCCGGCCCTGAAGGCCTTCCCGCGCTGCTGCCCTCAGGCCCGGCGGTGTTGGCGGATGAATCCGAAGTGACCGCATATTGGCAGCGTCGCCGCTTCCGCGACCCCGACCTGTGGGTCGTGGAGTTGGATGTCGCAGAGGCAGAACGGTTCGCCGCTGAAACGATCGGCGGCGGTTGA
- the aroE gene encoding shikimate dehydrogenase codes for MKPYAEVIGDPIAHSKSPAIHGFWLDALGIDAEYRAMRVSPDGLAAYFDSCRADPEWRGCNITIPHKQAALDLVEDRGGVRQSIGAVNTVIRAEDGALIGTNTDAGGFYSPIAGLDLEGRHAVVIGAGGAARAILFALSKVGIGRVTILNRNVLKAAALLSSFGMKGDAMPLGSPLPAADLLVNASVLGMDGQPSLDLDLSPLPEDAVVYDVVYAPLETRLLAQARARELDIVDGLEMLIGQAALAFELFFGVEPPRDRDEELRALLVK; via the coding sequence ATGAAACCCTATGCCGAGGTGATCGGCGATCCGATCGCGCACAGCAAGTCGCCGGCGATCCACGGCTTTTGGCTGGACGCATTGGGCATCGACGCCGAGTATCGCGCGATGCGGGTATCGCCCGACGGCCTGGCCGCCTATTTCGATTCGTGCCGCGCCGATCCCGAATGGCGTGGCTGCAACATCACCATCCCGCACAAGCAGGCCGCGCTCGACCTTGTCGAGGATCGCGGTGGCGTCCGCCAGTCGATCGGGGCGGTCAACACCGTGATCCGGGCCGAAGACGGCGCGCTGATCGGCACCAACACCGATGCCGGCGGCTTTTATTCGCCGATCGCCGGGCTCGATCTGGAAGGACGGCATGCGGTGGTGATCGGCGCGGGGGGCGCCGCCCGCGCAATCCTGTTCGCGCTGTCGAAGGTCGGCATCGGGCGCGTGACGATTCTCAATCGCAACGTGCTCAAGGCCGCGGCGCTGCTGAGCAGCTTCGGGATGAAGGGCGATGCGATGCCGCTGGGGTCGCCGTTGCCGGCCGCGGACCTGCTGGTCAATGCCAGTGTGCTGGGGATGGACGGGCAGCCGTCGCTGGACCTCGACCTTTCGCCGCTGCCCGAAGATGCGGTGGTGTACGACGTGGTCTATGCGCCGCTCGAGACCCGATTGCTCGCGCAGGCGAGGGCGCGAGAGCTCGACATCGTCGATGGGCTCGAGATGCTGATAGGCCAGGCCGCGCTTGCCTTCGAGCTTTTCTTCGGCGTCGAACCGCCGCGCGATCGCGACGAGGAATTGCGCGCTTTGTTGGTAAAATGA